One Panicum virgatum strain AP13 chromosome 3N, P.virgatum_v5, whole genome shotgun sequence DNA segment encodes these proteins:
- the LOC120664235 gene encoding T-complex protein 1 subunit zeta 1: MSLRVLNPNAEVLNKSAALHMNINAAKGLQDVLKTNLGPKGTIKMLVGGAGDLKLTKDGNTLLKEMQIQNPTAIMIARTAVAQDDTSGDGTTSTVLFIGELMKQSERCIDEGTHPRFLVDGFDVAKRATLEFLEKFKTPVVIGDEPDRDTLKMIARTTLRTKLYEGLADQLTDIVVNAVLCIRKPEEPIDLFMVEIMHMRHKFDVDTRLVEGLVLDHGSRHPDMKRRAENCYILTCNVSLEYEKSEINAGFFYSNAEQREKMVAAERRQVDERVKRIIELKNKVCAEGDKNFVVINQKGIDPPSLDLLARAGIIALRRAKRRNMERLVLACGGEAVNSVDDLTEDCLGWAGLVYEHVLGEEKYTFVENVKNPRSCTILIKGPNDHTIAQIKDAVRDGLRSVKNTVEDEAVVLGAGAFEVAAKKHLIDNVKKTVKGRAQLGVEAFAEALLVIPKTLAENSGLDTQDVIVSLQNEHDRGLVVGLNHHSGEPIDPQMEGIFDNYSVKRQIINSGPIIASQLLLVDEVIRAGRNMRKPT; this comes from the exons GCTTGTTGGTGGAGCTGGTGACCTCAAGCTAACCAAGGATGGGAACACCCTCTTGAAGGAAATG CAAATTCAGAACCCAACTGCCATCATGATTGCGAGGACGGCCGTGGCGCAGGATGATACCAGTGGCGATGGTACAACCTCTACTGTGCTTTTCATTGGTGAGCTAATGAAGCAGTCTGAGCGGTGCATCGATGAAG GTACTCATCCAAGGTTTTTGGTTGATGGCTTTGATGTTGCCAAGAGAGCAACTCTTGAGTTTCTCGAGAAATTCAAGACACCAGTTGTTATTGGTGATGAACCTGACAGAGATACCTTGAAAATGATAGCAAGAACAACTCTCAGAACAAAG TTGTATGAAGGATTGGCTGATCAGTTGACGGATATTGTTGTGAATGCG GTTCTATGCATCCGCAAACCAGAGGAACCCATCGATCTTTTTATGGTGGAAATAATGCACATGCGCCACAAATTCGATGTTGACACCCGCCTG GTTGAGGGTCTGGTTCTGGACCATGGCTCACGGCACCCTGACATGAAGCGCAGGGCAGAAAACTGTTACATCTTGACCTGCAATGTCTCATTAGAATATGAGAAAAG TGAAATCAATGCAGGATTTTTCTACTCGAATGCAGAACAAAGAGAGAAGATGGTTGCTGCAGAGAGACGCCAAGTTGACGAACGTGTCAAGCGGATCATTGAGTTGAAAAACAAG GTTTGCGCTGAAGGTGACAAAAACTTTGTGGTGATCAATCAGAAGGGCATTGACCCTCCATCCCTGGATCTCCTTGCTAGAGCAGGG ATTATTGCTCTTCGAAGAGCAAAGAGGAGGAATATGGAGAGGCTTGTGCTAGCATGTGGTGGTGAAGCCGTCAATTCAGTTGATGACTTGACTGAAGATTGTCTTGGCTGGGCTGGGCTTGTCTATGAGCATGTTCTTGGCGAAGAAAAGTACACATTTGTGGAGAATGTAAAAAACCCTCGCTCCTGTACTATACTGATTAAAG GACCCAATGACCACACTATCGCACAAATTAAGGATGCTGTCCGTGATGGTCTAAGATCTGTTAAGAATACAGTTGAGGATGAAGCAGTTGTGCTG GGTGCTGGTGCTTTTGAGGTTGCTGCAAAGAAGCATCTTATTGACAATGTGAAGAAAACCGTCAAAGGG CGAGCACAACTTGGGGTTGAAGCATTTGCGGAAGCTCTTCTTGTTATACCCAAGACCCTAGCGGAAAACTCTGGTCTAGATACCCAAGATGTCATTGTTTCCCTTCAG AACGAGCATGACCGTGGATTGGTCGTGGGATTGAACCATCACTCTGGGGAACCAATTGATCCCCAGATGGAGGGCATCTTCGATAATTACTCCGTGAAGCGCCAAATCATCAACTCTGG ACCTATCATTGCGTCGCAATTGCTGCTGGTGGatgaagtgatcagggcaggcCGCAACATGAGGAAACCAACTTAG